Genomic window (Rosa chinensis cultivar Old Blush chromosome 6, RchiOBHm-V2, whole genome shotgun sequence):
CTGAAActaattattaaatttttggCCATCAGTAAGGAAACAATTACTTCAACTTAATGACACCAACTTAAGGAAGCATAGGGGATTATGTACCTGCATGCATTTTGGTGTCAATAAGTTGGAAGTAATCACTTCCTTACAAAGAATACTCTAACTAGAGCTGCTGGAACTAATCATTGATAGCCCCTAATTGACCGCCCTAGTACGCTTCCCTATGCTTCTATTAGTGTAACAAATATAAAGCTTAACTGCAAGACTTGAAAGCTTAGTTTGATCAACTGACAAACAGCCAAGTTTAATGTGATAAAGAGCTACAGCATTAACAATCCCAGGCTAAAGAGGCAACCAGCATAGCAGATTACTTTTTCAAAAGCAAATGCAATGATAGATAGTGCTAACAGAGgcataataataacaataataataaaacaaacacaACATATAGAAGAAAGGCAATTGGGTAAACAGACAGTAGATTGAAACCTATAAAGGGACTCAACATTGTCACAGCTCAAATGAACTCAACATAAACAAAATTCAAGTCATCCAAAACATTCAGCCATTTAATTTAAAGCATCCAATCTAAATGGATGAATTATCTAATCTCAATAGACAAGTCTAAATAAAGCATAAAGAAAAGAATGCAAGCAAAACTCTCCCATTGTTGCGTCATTGTTCTCTGCAGCACCTTAACGATTGGCCTTGGCAACTCTCTCAATCTCGTCCTTCTTCTTAATAGCATAGCTGCACACAACACACTCATCATGAGCAAAAAAACCATGTAGCAAATCAAATCAATCGCATAAAGCAAGCCAGTCAGtcaaaaacaaatcaatcacACTAACGCATGCCAGTcagtcaaaaacaaaaaaaggacaCTCCATGATCGGTACCTGTTAGAGGACCCCTTAGCTGCATTGATCAGCTCATCAGCCAAGCACTCTGCAATCGTCTTGATATTCCTGAAAGCGGACTCACGAGCCCCGGTAGTCAGCAGATAAATGGCCTGATTGACACGTCTGAGCGGTGAAATATCAACAGCCTGACGCCTCACAACCCCAGCAGACCCAATTCGGGTTGCATCTTCCCTAGGACCACTGTCACCGCAAAATATCCACACATATTAACACACAATCCCTTCAATGCTAAAAATGCTATTAGCCCAAACCCTAAACACGTTGGCAATCCATATATACCTGTTAACAACAGCGTCGACGATGACCTGAATAGGGTTGAGGTCAGTGAGCAAATGGATGATCTCCATAGCGTGCCTGACAATGCGAACAGCCATCAGCTTCTTGCCGTTGTTTCTTCCGTGCATCATGAGAGAGTTGGTGAGCCTCTCGACGATTGGGCACTGAGCCTTCCTGAACCGCTTCACCGAGTACCTGCCAGCAGTGTGAGGCACATAGGTGGCGTGCTTCGCCTGAGCGACGCCGATGTAATCTTGCAGGGAGATGTCGCTCACCTGAAAACAGATTCGGCATTTCATTCATCAAACAGATTCAAAGGCAATCGAGACTGAGTTAAGAGTGAAGGGTTTTATACGGACCTGAACGTCGTCGAAGCTCCAGCGGTTGAAGAGCTTGACGTCGTTGTGGGGCAGAATTTTCTCTTGGGAAACGGGAGCTGATTCGACGGCGGCTGCCATGGCTGAGAGGGATCGGAGAAAGAAGGTGCTGGGGGGAGACTGGAGAGCTAGAGCGGCTGAGGGAGGAGGCAGAAGCGCATAGGCAAAATGATGGAGTTTGTAACTAGGGTTTACAAATATAGGGAGTGATGGGCCATAAGGGTTGGGCTAAAATTTGGACATATTGGGCGCCTTTTTTTTCTGATGAGCCCAATTTGAATAATTCCTGGTTTGAGTTGGCCTGCGACCCAAGAAAAAAATGCCTccatattgaaatttttttcgTTTGGCTTTACatgggagatttttttttttttgtcaactgAAGTTCATTCATGCCAAACGAGGGATACAAGAGGGAGAGCAAAAGAAGACAAAACTAACTAGGAAAAGAACAACTAACTAAGGTTCAGTTGAGGTAACATCAGAAAGCAAAATAAGTTGTAAGGAGGGAGGCAGTTGCGAAACCCACGTGGGTGGGCACACCCTCCTGTATGTCAAAGCAGCAATGTGATCCGCCGCAACATTGGCTTTTCTGCTGGTCCAAGACCAGCTGAGGCTGCTAAAAGAAGCAACCAAAATTCGGATATCAGAGACGATAGGAGCTAGAGACCAATGAGAATGATAAGATGAGTGCGAAAGGGCATGAATAAGATCTTGAGAGtctgaagtgatgatgatatcTGTCAGAGAGAGATCATGAGCATGGAGTAAAGCCTCTCTACAAGCCAAGGCTTCCGCAAGCAGTGGAGAAGAGGTACAAACATACTTGGCCACACCGTGGAGGAGCAAACCAGATGAGTCTCGAAAGAGAGCAGCAATTCCACCTCCAAGTGATTCTAAGTGCCAGGAAGCATCTACGTTTATCTTGATGATACTAGAGGGAGGTGGCTTCCAAAGCTGTAAGGACAATGATGAAGTGGTCCCATTGTCAATGTGACTCAACTTGTGGTTAGCTTTAGAGAATTCGTAGGCTGCGGCAGTAGCCCGCGAGATCACAGCAAAGGGGTCGGGTGGTTTGCGATGAAAAATACAATCACAGTGATGCTTCCATAGCTGCTAGAGTAGGTAGGCCACCTCGGTAAATTTCGAGGAATTAAAATGTTCAGATTGCCAGTCTGTGATAAGTTGATGAATCTAAGCTGTTAAAGTAGAGATGTGAGCAATAGGAACCTTATAGCTTAAGGGATGTATGAACCATACTTTTGTTTCTGTAGAGCACGTGAAGACAATATGTTCAATAGTCTCCGGTTGTGAGTCACATAAAGGGCATATAGGGGAAGTCGCAAGATGACGCCGATGACGATTATCGCCGGTAACTAATGCATTTGAGACGGCTCTCCATATGAAGTGCTTCACCTTGGGAGTCGCACAAAGACCCCAGATCCATTTCCAAACAGTAGAATCTACTTGGAAAGAGGTGTGAGGATGTACTAATTTAAGAGGGTTACCCGTGAGATGACAAAGGTGATATCCGGACTTGACAGAGCAGCATCCATTCGACGTGTGAGGCCATACTTGTCGATCAACAGATGCATGGTGGGAGAGTGGAATGACCATAATAGCAGTGGCTTCAACTTATCACTTTGAACTCCTATTTTCTTAACATTGCAACATCTCGAGAGTCCTCTTTATCTATTTACAAGCAAACACATTTGGGATCGTGACATGTTATTTCAACCGAAATACGTTTTCATGTAGTTTATTACGTTTATTATTTGTCAATCGAAATCTTGACATTCTTCTTAAAAAGTTCATTCcttttttttactaaaaaatATCTAAAGTTAGTGGTGTTTTGCCGTTAACACCGTCTGCGTGAGGATTCTCATATGAATTTATGACGAATAGCATATGAACACATTAACACTTATCTTTCTTTACACAATTTTAAGTGATgttttagtatatataatttcttttagGAACTGATAGTTAGTGTAACAGTTTCATCATAATGTTATCTTTAATTTCTTCCCATTTTCATTAATTAATAAGGGTTTTTGTCcttttaccccatttctagggatttttttcccactaaccccattaagtttttttaattctttcttacccaatacactctaagggagtcttctcTAATACTTCAttaagattattattattattattttttaataccattttacccttaacccctttgttacttagagagagagagagagagagagagagagagagagaatggaagagagagaaaccacaggagacttcgccggagcccgtcaccggccgcctaATTTCCCTCACCGGTGCCAGATTCCTGTCACCGATCGTCAGATTCCGGTCACaccggatttttctgaaaacctctattgtcctccaatagaggggcaatagaggtctattgccccccaatagacgtctattagctatgtattaccccccaatagacgtctattgcccctaatagaacttttggtagtcggaatgagaactaatctttctaagattagacaaataaaactttgattaaagaaaaaacgaagagattttataaatttaaaaacgtctattgcctcccaatagacatttaacagacctctattgccctaatatgaaattttttttttccatttttctttccttctggacCTTCTGCCCCAATTTTAcctaaaaaaagaaattgatttgggaaAGGAGAACTAATATATATGAAAGAATGGTGCCAGTTATGAAAGAATGGATGATGATATATATGAGTTACTGTAAGGAATTTTTTATCCCCCAATTCCCCAAAGGTCCACCAAACTAGAACTAATGCTCAGCCTTACATTTAGTATACTAATATATATGCCTTCTGTACTTCTGCTATTTTCTTGAAGTTGTTTGGTCTGGTTGTAAAGCATGAAATGCGATCCACCATTGCCCACATAAACAATTGGACATTGACTGCCAATAATTTATCATCATCAAGGGCCAAACGAATGGAGGATGATATCCCTGAGTTACTGAAGGAACCTTCTAAAGCTGCCAACGGTTCACCAAACCAGAAACGTGTCACCTCCACAATCCAAAGCTGAGAAATTGCTGTCAAGCCCTCCTAAAGGCTTGAGAAGTGGCTGCAAATTCATTTTGCAGGCTATGCCTTCTTTCCCTGACGGTTCGTCGGACTTGCTTCCGTTGTAGCTCGTTGTCCTCGCTTGATCGGAACTCCGGTCTCCAAGGAGCTGAGACATCGCCGGAGCTTCAGGACCTCGGAACCATCCATGTTACTATCTGAAATTTAAGCTCCGGCGGTAGATCTGTGGAGATAGACTTTGCCGAACACATGGAGATCGGTGATGAAGTTGATGAAGTCGATGAAGTAGACGTTCTTGTAGAGCACGACAGTGGGCGAGAGCGTCgtcggtgagagagagagagagagagagagagagagagagagagagagagagagagagagagagagagagagagagagagagagagagagtggcaatggttgtaattctttaattgggTTGGGGGTAAAATGGTTATTTGCTGTTAAATTGTGTAGgtgagaacaaaaatctgttgttgggataagtgagataatttttgctcattttggtgttttgggtcaagGGCCCAATTAATAATATGGACATGAGATTGAGCCTCCCAGCTTAACTGGGTTCcaaagcccttttttttttttttaatctcattttgATGTCTTGCAATTTTTCATTCATTCACTTAATATTCTTTAAAAATTGGAGAAATCTAAAAGCGTTATTTAAACCAAGTCCAATAATACTTGAATATCAGGTTTTAAATTGAATTTCTTTATTAGGATGATGAGATCCTCTCTAGTTACTGCAGTAAGATTAGACTCATGATTTTTCTTGGTATTGGGTTTGGGAACCAGAGTTATGGAATTTATTAGGCCTGGGCGTTTGGACCCGAAAGACAGAAAGCCAGATCCGAACCAAGcaaaaaagcccgattcggttcggttttaatATGAAAATTCTCGGTTCAGTGCAAAGCCAGACCCAAATGTACTTATATCGGTTCGGTCTCAGGCTTCACATATTATGAGACCTAAAGCCCGAACTAACCCATTTTCCCTCATTTGCCACGTTTCCCTCTATTATTGGGTGATGTTAtaatatattaaatataaaaaaccCTAAAGCAGTGAAACTGATGCGACAAGCCCACACTTTGTCTCTACTTTGTCAGTTTGTCTCCTACACTAATTATTAAAGAATGGGCttattatataatatattaaaGAATGAGCTTATCATGTTAGTATGCCACATGATCGAACCATCTCATTCTCAGgctctcagcctctctctctctctctctctctctctctctctaaaccatCTCAGGCCCTAATTCTTCCCAAATCCTCGATTATTcaatttgaaaacctaaaacccaaTTCATTTCATCCCAAAATTAATGGCATCAACACAAATTTCTTCCCAAAGTTCAAGTTCTGAATCCGATTCCAATTCCATTCATTTCAATTCGAGAATGACACCCAATACGAGGAAGacaaagatgatgaagaagatgaagtcaTCATGTTTGACACGCTCGGCGCCATTGTGAGctgttgatgatgatgagtgTTTGGTCTTGCTTTCTCTTTGAGACTCGACCCTTTTGAGATGCAATTGCCGAAACCAGTCGAAAGTCGCCGAAGAAGCTCCGGTTGCCGCAGCCGACAGATCTGGATCTGGAGACCTTTCGCTTGAACAAAGAAGCTGAAGCAGTGGCTTGGCTGTTGGGACTGCTGTCGTCTTCAACCTCACCCACTACTGTTTCAGACCGAAAAGCCCGAAAAGCCGACACTAAACATAATGGGTCGGGCTCCTGTCGGTTCTCACATCCTAAATAGACTGAACCGGCCCGGACCGATTACTTCTGGCTCGGTCTCTGTTCTGGTAAAATTCAGGCCCGACCCGACCCGTGCCCAGGCCTAGAATTTATTTGAAAGGGATTTAGAAGCCAAGACGACCACATTCTGATACAACCGTACACCGACGAATATCCCAGCTAGACATGTGGCCATCTGCATTGGCGCCTACTACACCAGATTCGTCATGCTCGCGTCATACTTGAACCACACCAGGTTCAAGATGCTCATTGTACAAGTCGAGGAGGAGTACGGCTTCTCCAACCAAGGTCCGCTGGCGATCCCATTCGACGAGTCACTCTTCGAAGAGGTGGTTCGGTACATTTCCTGATATGAGTCCTGCAGGCCTTGGTTGGCTTCAAACTTTTGCTGGAagatttttctttattaattatTCGCAAGATTAACTTTCGTCATTACGGGTATTGGATATGCATGGGTAGTCATATCATCGACTACAAAATTCACTGCACGACTCTGTAGTGATAAAAACAACTTCGCATTTGtgcttttgttatatttttatttccaTGTAACTTCAATGCAATTGTTGCATCTATTTTCATAAttgttgattttctttttggatGCATTCTGCATCTCTCCTATATAAGCCCTTTAATTTAATATAGTATGACCTTTTTCAACTCAAAATATAAAACATGTCGACTAATTTGTTCTTCAGATCGTTCGTCATGATTATAAATTTACAAAATGTTTGATAATGATttgtataaattattaaatAGAAGGTTTCGAGTTTGACTGAAAAAGTTCATCATCTCACTATATAGTcatggatttttttttgaaaaggggtaTATAGTCATGGTTTTAATGTGTCACAGTTTTGCCACATTTATCAAATGAAATAACACCCCTTCATGTATAGTAAATGTCTGTCCTAGCAATTATCTCAACAAATTCATGTGCAATGACCATTAGAGAATAATTTTGTCtttgtctctctttctcttaacAAAAAAATGGATATGGATGAGTACAAATAAAGCGTGATCCAAAATCAAAGTACAAATAAAGATATCAGAATAATCAGATAAATAAACAGACACTATTAAGCAAAGTATATTCCCTCCTATGACCTTTCTATCACTTTATGCTTAATCATGTCAAATTAGCCATTATTCTTTCAACGAGTTACATGGTTGGTGGAAAAAATTAGCAAGCTCTGAGCCTCATAATATCTGCGGCATGATCTGATGTATATACACTAGCTCGAAAAGAAGTGGAACTGCAACTCCTTCTAGATAAGGAGCATCAATGGAAGCTAGCTGGGCATAAATGGAGGACACAATGTGGTCAAATTTGTATTATAGATCATGGCATGCCAACTCTATCTCCACTGTAAAAGATAAAAAGCTGGTGCTTGATCTGTTGCATAATAATCTGTGGTAACCAACTCATCAGCCGAAAGTCCAAAAATGAATCTATCATAGTATCGGATTTAAACAAACTATAGTAAATCATAAAGAAAAATTCTTtgaatttagctaaaattttgaAATCCCTTCTATAACATACATCATTACGATTGCAACAATTAACTACAATTCTGTGTATGGATACTTTTGGCGAATCGGGGCGTTTGTGgaaagaacaattcttaggttcacccctagggtgaactAACATATTCACCTCCATTGTTAATTAACAtaattttacttaataaatttataatctaaCGGTCCATATTTTAAATTAGTATTTAAAGATCAtctttgtaaaaaatcaatcgaatcggaaatcgtttaattatctaattgaaccaaacaaatggatggttctaacaacacttactactattatgatgaaccgtccatatatttcatagaaatgaataactaaaaggtattcaatttgattgattttttatagagctaatctttgtattacgttatacaacatgaatggttggattataaatttattaagtcaaagtatgttaatcgacaatgagGGAGGGTGAATATGCTaattcaccctaggggtgaacctaagaattgttcttgtGGAAATGTTATTGGGCATCTAGTGATTTGACATTTAGTGACCATTGGAAACTCACAACAAATTGATTTTGGCCGTTGGCTTGACTTTGAGCTATGATTTTATATTGCTACGATCAAAATAAAGAGTCTAACATCTGACAATTAGGGCTAGTGTGACCCGCATTTGTATTTCATCAGAGTAAACCTCAATTCTTAGTTAATCTCTGATATATTAAGGATCAGAGAACTTCAATATCCGTTCACTTTTGGATAATAGGATAGTCCATTAATACTTTAGTCATgtgttaaaatatatatatatatatatatatatatatatatatatatatatatatatatatatatatatatatatacagatcctatccagagcgaggcatcgctttgaaatttcagagcgaggttagggtttagggtcacttttcggtcgcatatccacatctcaaccgttcagtttttaggtactaatgtatagatcatctctgcaaaatttcaacgaaattgatggtctttaaggtatctaactcgcttaaaccaatggacgaactgaatctgtccaacctgaaccgtactagctttaaggcagttatcaatgccttaacgaccatcaatttggctgacattttgcagagatgatctatgcattagtacctagaaactgaacggttgagatgtggatatgcgactgaaaagtgaccctaaaccctaacctctctctaaaatttcaaagcgatgcttcgctctggataggatctgtatatatatatatatatatatatatatatatatatatatatatatatatatatagacacacacttTAGCCATGAGAGGTCTTGATGCTAGGTTTCAACTTTCATATTTGAGAAATGAGAGCAAGtgcaaaataaatgaaaatcatCAATACGAATCATATAAGATGCAGCCTCAATAGACACAATTATTATTTAAAAGGGCAAGGACTCCCATTAGGTTGAACCGTTGAAGTGGTGAGTCTCCTCTCTGTGTTATTATTAATATTGAAATAGTACATCGAGAGGGATATAGAGCTTGGACCTTGTACATAACTACAAGACATCATGAATAATGTGAGGAGTATCACCTATCCAAAATTCATTCAAAAATGATATATTAGTAAGGTGTGCAAGCCTATGTGCTATATTATTTACTTTACGGTAGATATGTCTAAGTAAAACAAAATTGAATGCTTGCAAATAAAATTTCCAATTATTTAGGATAACACCAATCTCGGACAAGTCCTCGTCATGTTTAGCCCAGGCATTCAGCACTGAAGCACTATCACCCTTGAACTCAACTTAGCTCCATTGTTGATATATGACAACAAGTAGCCCAACACGCATTGCCTCAGCCTCCACATGCATGGCAGAATATTTTGCAATTATAACTTTAGTAAAATTGCTTGAgtatctgaagttctgaacctAATGCTAGCTCAATTCTCAAACCcctaaacaaaaaaatcaaagacGAGCACAATTAACGCATGACCAACCTCATATTTTAAGGAAAAATCGACATCTAATTTCATTAAATTTAATTGTGCCGTATGTTACACGTATATTaaaaaacaataattttttttttataaaaacatGTTTCAAATGTCATAATTTTCTCGATCCTGAGTCGTCatcatctttctttgcatcAATCAAACTAGTGCAAGAACCAATTTTATAAGAAaaagtgaagaaaaagaaaagcaaaagcaaagaaaaaagaagaggggGGGGGGATAGATAGTCTAGTCTAGGCCgatagagaaagaaaagagaagagaaagacaAAGGAATCGAAAGTCGGCGCCCCACGTCTTAGTTAACCCCGCCGACCAGTCCCCACGTCCTTTTCCGCTCTTCCCCCACCTCTTCCCATTCTGTCCTCCCTCACCACCAAACCCCCCCTCTCTCACTTTCTTATAAAACCCTAACTCCCTCTCCCCaacctttttttcttgtttctcccTCTCCgtttttttccaattttttttctttttctttttaccgtTTCATTCTTTCCTTAGTTTCCGATCGGATTCTTCCGTATATTTTTTACCAATCGGAAGAAGAAGGTTCGATTCTACTCCAGATCCTTCACCGAAGATCTGAATTCTCTATTTTATCTTTCCTACTTATCTCTCCGATCGTTTTTTGTTCGATTTCTCTTCGCTGTGTTTCGGAGattggatttttctttttttctttttggtactAAATTATGAAAGCCGCGGTTGTAGAAGCCGTCGTTGACAGGGTTGAAGATGGTgataaggagaagaagaagcggCGCCCCCGCAATCGGCGACCTAAGCAAAACCCCTCCACATCAGGTTTGTATTTCCTTGCGTTTTGGGATATCGCACTTTTTTTGGTTACTGGTTTTACATTACTACAGCTTTGACTACTACTTAATCTAGACATAAAGATGATTCAGGGTATTGGTAATTTGGTATTAGTAACACATTATGTGCTGTTTGGCTACTGTGTAATCTAAACCATAGTAGATGACTGAATTTATCCTGAACATTCCAAGTTAATCACTAGTTGTATCAGTTTTAAGAGGTTGTTATGCCGAAAAAGTCACATAGGGAGCTGAATGGTGATTTCTTTTATTTCCTGAATTGCTGTTATGGGTCTTCTTTTCTTATTTACTTTATGGTGTTCCTTGTGCTCGGGTAAAGAAGCGGCATGATTTGACTCATGCTTTGTTTGCTGTGTCTCTGTTTGTTCTATTTATTGGTACTGACatat
Coding sequences:
- the LOC112172562 gene encoding 40S ribosomal protein S5 yields the protein MAAAVESAPVSQEKILPHNDVKLFNRWSFDDVQVSDISLQDYIGVAQAKHATYVPHTAGRYSVKRFRKAQCPIVERLTNSLMMHGRNNGKKLMAVRIVRHAMEIIHLLTDLNPIQVIVDAVVNSGPREDATRIGSAGVVRRQAVDISPLRRVNQAIYLLTTGARESAFRNIKTIAECLADELINAAKGSSNSYAIKKKDEIERVAKANR